From Nguyenibacter vanlangensis, one genomic window encodes:
- a CDS encoding LysR family transcriptional regulator yields the protein MFDWEDLRHFLAVAQAGTLSGAARRLKVDHATVSRRLTALETALQMRLIDRLPRSCRLTLMGEQIFELTSQMEASAFAIERAVHAAHSPFIGKVTVSAPPVLATNFFAKQVLTFHRQHPDIQLSISSQAQQVSLSRREADIAVRLSRPTEASSVTRRLGIMPFALYASRDYAYRHQPATWEFIAYDAQYADMPHQHWLLAVAGSRPIVCEVSDITSQHVAARTGIGVAGLPCFLGDTDPALERLPFDGDAFSREIWLVVHADLKHSASIVSVS from the coding sequence ATGTTCGATTGGGAAGATCTTCGTCATTTTCTCGCCGTCGCCCAGGCAGGAACATTGTCCGGTGCGGCGCGCCGTTTGAAGGTCGATCATGCGACGGTCAGCCGCCGACTGACGGCGCTCGAAACGGCATTGCAGATGAGACTCATCGACCGTCTGCCGCGATCGTGCCGATTGACGCTGATGGGAGAACAGATCTTCGAGCTTACGTCACAAATGGAAGCAAGCGCCTTCGCGATAGAGAGAGCCGTTCATGCTGCGCATTCGCCTTTCATCGGCAAGGTCACGGTCAGCGCGCCACCGGTACTCGCGACCAACTTCTTCGCCAAGCAGGTCCTCACATTCCACAGGCAACATCCCGACATCCAGCTATCTATTTCGAGTCAGGCTCAACAGGTTTCGTTAAGCCGACGCGAGGCCGATATCGCGGTGCGTCTGTCGCGCCCTACGGAGGCCAGTAGCGTTACACGTAGGCTTGGAATCATGCCGTTCGCACTCTACGCGAGCCGCGACTATGCCTACCGCCACCAACCTGCGACATGGGAATTCATTGCCTATGACGCGCAATATGCCGACATGCCGCATCAGCATTGGCTTCTGGCGGTGGCTGGGTCACGTCCTATCGTTTGCGAAGTCAGCGACATCACCAGTCAACACGTCGCAGCACGCACAGGCATTGGCGTTGCTGGCTTGCCTTGCTTCCTCGGCGATACCGACCCAGCCTTGGAACGCCTACCTTTCGACGGCGATGCATTTTCAAGGGAAATCTGGCTCGTCGTCCACGCAGATCTGAAACACTCGGCATCGATCGTAAGCGTGAGCTGA
- a CDS encoding UPF0149 family protein produces the protein MILAAGNAALLRSMPPQTRLPPYLRQLERVLARLETAMLLSELDGFLAGVIVCPEMILPSEWLPVALDPDEEGDPVLEHENDARLILRHYNAVLRDLDRGRYAPLFDIDTRHDEILWELWIEGFERAMTLRPEAWDSFLLDPDEAVLRALVGLRKLVAMTDAPADSSDELGALLTETAPDLIPDWVQTLHAERLSNSMDHFSNAPALSTKVGRNEPCPCGSGKKYKKCCGMN, from the coding sequence TTGATCCTGGCTGCCGGGAATGCTGCGCTACTACGCAGCATGCCGCCACAGACAAGACTCCCTCCCTATCTGCGTCAACTCGAACGCGTCCTCGCACGGCTCGAGACAGCCATGCTGTTGAGCGAACTGGACGGGTTCCTCGCCGGCGTCATCGTCTGTCCTGAGATGATCCTGCCCTCCGAATGGCTGCCCGTGGCGCTCGATCCCGACGAGGAGGGGGATCCTGTTCTCGAACACGAGAACGATGCTCGGTTGATCCTGCGCCATTACAACGCCGTGCTAAGGGATCTCGATCGCGGGCGTTATGCGCCTCTGTTCGATATCGACACAAGGCATGACGAAATACTCTGGGAACTGTGGATCGAGGGGTTCGAGCGCGCCATGACGCTGCGGCCTGAAGCGTGGGACAGCTTTTTGCTCGATCCCGACGAGGCGGTGCTCCGGGCCCTTGTCGGTCTACGCAAGCTCGTCGCCATGACCGATGCCCCAGCCGACAGCAGCGATGAACTCGGCGCCCTGCTGACGGAGACCGCGCCGGATCTCATCCCCGACTGGGTGCAGACACTCCATGCCGAGCGCCTGTCAAATTCCATGGACCACTTCTCGAACGCACCAGCCCTGTCGACAAAGGTCGGCAGAAACGAGCCCTGCCCCTGTGGCTCCGGCAAAAAATACAAGAAATGCTGCGGCATGAACTGA